One window from the genome of Rhodothermales bacterium encodes:
- a CDS encoding serine hydrolase domain-containing protein: MKNVMLGGCLVLLVAGCSGSGGPVLDEATRFQAMTQDIQIDGASGVSIDEALEHHGADGATVVVFEDGVPTLLRGHYGYQDRAAGIETDGQTIYQAASLSKFVAGLGMVKGARLHGEFGLGRKVSDTASGHAGSLVSVWVNVQGIQGVAAVAATQMISIRRLLKNAAGLNRPTTGTECSHPSATTGLDDLLTPIGSDPVEIVGTPGTKWKYSSGGFALAEAMLLAETGRNGEEFLETEILEPFGMDESTFADASASMDHLARGCDSEPCACEVEYAEVKFPGGLLAHPVEYAAFLREVMNVSVDGVGRGGLTADDLHEALRPAQHATLSSNASCTSDAGCPPLPILGSINPICHTGTCIQPLETGNEENSGGEAGGWYGTGVHLSPDRDVGGYSRTLHHLGGQDGVTTYFSVDRSLKNGIVIMINGGPKAGRKALRADIFDAFERHFR; this comes from the coding sequence ATGAAGAACGTGATGCTGGGAGGTTGCTTGGTTCTCCTCGTCGCTGGATGCTCGGGAAGCGGCGGGCCTGTGCTCGATGAGGCCACGCGCTTTCAAGCGATGACGCAGGACATTCAGATCGACGGGGCGAGCGGGGTCTCCATCGACGAAGCCTTGGAACATCACGGGGCCGATGGCGCGACGGTCGTGGTGTTCGAGGACGGCGTGCCTACGCTACTGCGGGGCCACTACGGCTATCAGGACCGAGCTGCGGGCATCGAGACAGACGGCCAGACGATCTATCAGGCGGCCTCGCTATCCAAGTTCGTCGCCGGGCTGGGCATGGTGAAAGGGGCACGGCTGCACGGCGAGTTCGGGCTGGGCCGCAAAGTGAGCGATACGGCGTCCGGCCACGCCGGCAGCCTGGTGAGCGTATGGGTCAATGTGCAGGGGATTCAGGGCGTAGCGGCGGTAGCTGCGACACAGATGATTTCCATTCGGCGACTGCTGAAGAACGCAGCCGGACTCAACCGCCCCACCACGGGGACCGAGTGCTCTCACCCCAGCGCGACGACCGGTCTGGACGACCTACTGACCCCGATTGGCTCCGATCCCGTGGAGATCGTTGGCACGCCCGGCACGAAGTGGAAGTATTCGAGCGGGGGCTTCGCGCTGGCCGAAGCGATGTTGCTGGCCGAGACAGGACGCAACGGGGAGGAGTTCTTGGAGACCGAGATTTTGGAGCCGTTCGGTATGGACGAGAGCACCTTCGCTGACGCATCCGCCAGCATGGACCATCTCGCACGCGGCTGCGACAGCGAGCCCTGCGCATGCGAGGTCGAGTACGCCGAGGTCAAGTTTCCGGGCGGTCTGCTGGCCCATCCGGTGGAGTATGCGGCCTTCTTGCGCGAGGTCATGAATGTCAGCGTGGATGGCGTGGGGCGAGGCGGCCTCACGGCAGACGATCTGCACGAAGCGCTCCGCCCTGCCCAGCACGCAACGCTAAGCTCGAACGCATCCTGCACCAGTGATGCGGGCTGCCCGCCCTTGCCGATTCTGGGTTCGATCAACCCGATCTGTCACACCGGCACGTGCATCCAGCCGCTTGAAACGGGCAATGAAGAGAACAGTGGCGGTGAGGCGGGCGGGTGGTACGGCACCGGGGTCCACCTGAGCCCAGATCGCGACGTGGGCGGCTACTCGCGCACGCTGCACCACTTGGGCGGACAGGACGGTGTGACTACATACTTCAGCGTCGATCGTTCCCTGAAGAACGGAATCGTCATTATGATCAACGGCGGACCAAAGGCCGGGCGCAAAGCGCTGCGTGCGGACATCTTCGACGCCTTCGAGCGCCATTTCCGCTAG